Proteins from a genomic interval of Streptomyces fodineus:
- a CDS encoding HEAT repeat domain-containing protein → MDTELLTESLSGSWEHTRSARDALVEHGAAAVGAVLDVLCDEQSPVEWTVSADVLCRIGEPALLPLAHAAATADSSEVARRVAWALGRLKVDDPGAYEPLLNHAHPLVRSDALFAFQTRGEAAARFIDRLIPLLGDPVPEVGQRAVWAFQAIGTAAVPHLQRVRRLTAPGPRVRAGALEALAAIAGPDGLDSRDQDAWRRLTRIKLLAEIPDGMHLCGSWYAVPATDQDAVLAAFDLGSPQPVTLRTGAAAWNHDHHSWDRAHPHAACSRVFISPALDGWMLVFGDSSQDTHRVEDADDRDEALSLVVRQRCTDLSRRFGSAQWYGMSCGDDWTAWCIAEAGEIVRHYDAYDAAENGDGELAHPAEAGYLLPHQDGFPDDAFDGVSPADSESFAVRYRQVKEDLQIPDTCYANDIAARLSVDPGALGPHVRTSGQGVLALTACGREHGHPAGALPV, encoded by the coding sequence ATGGACACGGAACTGCTGACCGAATCGCTCTCGGGTTCCTGGGAGCACACTCGATCAGCGCGTGATGCGCTTGTGGAACACGGAGCGGCTGCCGTCGGGGCAGTGCTGGACGTGCTCTGCGACGAGCAGTCGCCCGTTGAGTGGACGGTCTCGGCGGATGTGCTGTGCAGGATCGGAGAGCCCGCTCTCCTTCCCCTGGCACACGCCGCTGCGACGGCGGACTCATCTGAGGTCGCGAGAAGGGTCGCGTGGGCGCTGGGACGTCTGAAGGTGGACGATCCAGGGGCCTACGAACCGCTGCTGAACCATGCGCACCCGCTGGTTCGGAGCGACGCTCTCTTCGCTTTCCAGACCCGGGGTGAGGCTGCGGCGAGGTTCATTGACCGGCTGATCCCGTTGCTGGGAGACCCGGTGCCCGAGGTCGGGCAGCGAGCGGTCTGGGCATTCCAGGCGATCGGCACCGCAGCCGTGCCCCACCTGCAACGAGTGCGTCGGCTGACAGCGCCCGGCCCCCGGGTGCGAGCGGGCGCGCTGGAGGCTCTTGCTGCCATCGCGGGGCCCGACGGTCTCGACTCCAGGGACCAGGACGCCTGGCGCCGGCTGACGAGGATCAAGCTGCTGGCCGAGATCCCGGACGGCATGCACCTGTGCGGGTCCTGGTACGCGGTGCCGGCCACCGACCAGGATGCCGTACTCGCGGCGTTCGATCTCGGCAGCCCACAGCCGGTCACGCTTCGAACCGGCGCGGCGGCCTGGAACCACGACCACCACAGTTGGGACCGGGCCCATCCGCACGCCGCCTGCTCCCGTGTCTTCATCAGTCCCGCTCTGGACGGCTGGATGCTCGTCTTCGGCGACTCGTCCCAGGACACCCATCGCGTCGAGGACGCAGACGACCGGGACGAGGCTCTTTCCCTCGTCGTGAGACAACGGTGCACCGACCTCAGCCGCCGGTTCGGATCCGCCCAGTGGTACGGGATGAGCTGCGGTGACGACTGGACGGCCTGGTGCATCGCCGAAGCCGGGGAGATCGTGCGTCACTACGACGCGTACGACGCGGCGGAGAACGGCGACGGCGAACTCGCGCACCCGGCCGAAGCCGGCTACCTCCTGCCGCACCAGGACGGCTTCCCCGACGACGCCTTCGACGGTGTGAGCCCCGCAGACTCCGAGTCGTTCGCCGTCCGGTACCGCCAGGTCAAGGAAGACCTCCAGATCCCCGACACCTGTTATGCCAACGACATCGCGGCACGGCTGTCGGTCGACCCCGGAGCGCTGGGACCGCACGTCAGGACCTCGGGCCAGGGCGTCCTCGCCCTCACCGCATGCGGCCGAGAACACGGCCACCCCGCTGGGGCGCTGCCCGTGTGA
- a CDS encoding LLM class F420-dependent oxidoreductase produces MSRPFRFGVNLLTPAPAAEWRAKCRRAEELGYDVILVPDHLGMVAPFPALVAAAEATERPRLGTFVLNAGFWNPTLLAREVATTDALTGGRLELGLGTGYVRAEHETAGLPYGSPRERVDHLRRTVAELDRLLGSAELPRSRPGSTGGTPTPRPAQSRVPLLIGANGDRMLRLTAEHADIAAFPGARPGSVPGSLEPLTAEELDERVARYQDLAAGRAEEAELNLLIQLVAVTDDPEPVLKPLLERQPQLTLDDALALPIVLAGPLEDVVARVRAQRERFGFSYLTVLEPYMEAFAPVLERLRAESA; encoded by the coding sequence ATGTCACGTCCGTTCCGCTTCGGGGTCAATCTGCTCACGCCCGCACCCGCCGCCGAGTGGCGCGCGAAGTGCCGGCGCGCCGAGGAACTGGGGTACGACGTGATCCTCGTCCCGGATCACCTGGGCATGGTCGCCCCGTTCCCGGCGCTGGTCGCGGCGGCCGAGGCCACCGAGCGGCCCCGGCTCGGCACGTTCGTGCTCAACGCGGGCTTCTGGAATCCGACGCTGCTGGCCCGGGAGGTCGCGACCACGGACGCGCTCACCGGCGGGCGCCTGGAACTCGGGCTGGGTACCGGGTATGTGCGGGCCGAGCACGAGACGGCCGGGCTGCCGTACGGCTCGCCGCGCGAGCGCGTCGACCACCTGAGGCGCACGGTCGCGGAACTGGACCGGCTGCTCGGCTCCGCCGAGCTCCCCCGGTCTCGACCCGGTTCGACCGGGGGGACCCCCACGCCCCGGCCCGCCCAGTCCCGGGTGCCACTGTTGATCGGCGCCAACGGCGACCGGATGCTGCGGCTGACCGCCGAGCACGCGGACATCGCGGCCTTCCCCGGAGCCCGCCCGGGGTCCGTTCCGGGATCGCTGGAGCCGCTCACCGCGGAGGAGTTGGACGAGCGGGTGGCGCGCTACCAGGACCTGGCGGCGGGCCGGGCGGAAGAGGCCGAACTGAACCTGCTCATCCAACTCGTGGCCGTCACCGACGACCCCGAGCCCGTACTCAAGCCGCTGCTGGAACGGCAGCCGCAGCTCACTCTGGACGACGCGCTGGCCCTGCCCATCGTGCTGGCCGGACCGCTGGAGGACGTCGTCGCGCGGGTGCGGGCGCAGCGCGAGCGGTTCGGGTTCTCGTACCTGACCGTGCTGGAGCCGTACATGGAGGCCTTCGCGCCGGTGCTGGAGCGGCTGCGCGCGGAGTCCGCATGA
- a CDS encoding ABC transporter permease — protein MLKATLRSFLAHKGRLALSALAVILSVAFVAGSLIFSDTVTHTFDRLFASTAADVTVQPKQQDLRSARVSGAVQTLPAALRDRVAKVGGVAAARAEVSVQNAVVIDGHDKSVGPTTGAPTIALAWYVTHRSPVRLTSGHAPHGAGEALLDADTARKKHVRIGDTLTVQAQPGTFRVRVVGIATFTTTNPGAALVFLDPAVAGRELLGSAARATSIAVDAVKGVSDTELKRRVGQAIGTGSYDLKTANEQAKSAAASLGTFLDVIKYVMLGFAGVALLVGVFLIVNTFSMLIAQRTRELGLLRALGADRRQVRRSVLAEALLLGLVGSTLGLAAGIGLALGLIRLMSAFGMNLKATEMVIGWGTPVAAYGVGLGVTFVAAYLPARRAAAVSPMAALVDAEVAGVGKPLKARAIVGAVIGAAGAAALAGCAAATRTAQAASLLGVGVALTLIATVVAGPLLVRPVIRVLGGAFPALFGPVGRMSQRNALRNPRRTGATAAALMVGLALVGGMSVASASMSASFDRQIDKNLGADFIVQNTNFTPFTKEVRAAVAATPGVGLVVPQRLTQIAVRLPDGHRTQTSAVAYGPGLDDVVHITYARGGSAAALAAGHLAMDADFARDHGVRVGSVVPVEFPGGRNAELTVAALTHQDTAQGFGAQGGLYFGLATLEKYVPQAQDSTVYVNAATGTEAQDLRPRLERALKPFPQVQVRNQDDYKQLVHDQIAVLLYLVYALLALAIVIAVLGVVNTLALSVVERTREIGLLRAIGLGRRQLRRMIRLESVVIAVFGAVLGLALGLVWGVCMQRVLALRGLTALAIPWTTIVAVVIGSAVVGVVAALLPALRASRMNVLTAIAHE, from the coding sequence GTGCTCAAGGCGACCCTGAGGAGCTTCCTCGCGCACAAGGGACGGCTCGCGCTTTCCGCGCTGGCCGTGATCCTGTCCGTGGCGTTCGTCGCGGGCAGCCTGATCTTCTCCGACACCGTCACGCACACGTTCGACCGCCTGTTCGCGTCCACCGCCGCCGATGTGACGGTCCAGCCGAAGCAGCAGGACCTGAGGTCGGCCCGGGTGAGCGGAGCGGTGCAGACCCTGCCCGCCGCGCTGCGGGACCGTGTGGCGAAGGTCGGCGGGGTCGCGGCGGCCCGCGCCGAGGTGTCGGTGCAGAACGCCGTCGTGATCGACGGACACGACAAGTCCGTCGGCCCCACCACCGGCGCCCCGACCATCGCGCTGGCCTGGTACGTCACCCACCGCAGCCCCGTGCGGCTGACCTCCGGCCACGCCCCGCACGGTGCGGGTGAGGCGCTGCTGGACGCCGACACGGCCCGCAAGAAGCACGTACGCATCGGCGACACCCTGACCGTGCAGGCGCAGCCGGGCACCTTCCGGGTGCGGGTCGTCGGCATCGCCACGTTCACCACCACCAATCCCGGTGCGGCCCTGGTCTTCCTGGACCCGGCGGTGGCGGGCCGCGAACTGCTCGGTTCCGCCGCGCGGGCGACCAGCATCGCGGTGGACGCGGTCAAGGGCGTGTCCGACACGGAGCTCAAGCGGCGCGTCGGCCAGGCGATCGGCACCGGCTCCTACGACCTGAAGACCGCGAACGAACAGGCCAAGTCGGCGGCGGCCAGCCTCGGCACCTTCCTGGACGTGATCAAGTACGTGATGCTGGGCTTCGCCGGTGTCGCCCTCCTCGTCGGCGTGTTCCTCATCGTCAACACCTTCTCCATGCTGATCGCCCAGCGCACCCGCGAACTCGGCCTGCTGCGGGCCCTCGGCGCGGACCGGCGGCAGGTGCGGCGCTCGGTGCTCGCGGAGGCGCTGCTGCTCGGGCTGGTCGGTTCGACGCTCGGCCTGGCGGCGGGCATCGGGCTGGCGCTGGGCCTCATCCGGCTGATGAGCGCGTTCGGGATGAACCTGAAGGCCACGGAGATGGTCATCGGCTGGGGCACACCGGTCGCGGCGTACGGCGTCGGGCTCGGCGTCACCTTCGTGGCCGCCTATCTGCCCGCGCGCCGCGCGGCGGCCGTCTCCCCGATGGCGGCGCTCGTCGATGCCGAAGTCGCCGGTGTGGGCAAGCCGTTGAAAGCACGGGCGATCGTCGGTGCGGTCATCGGGGCGGCCGGCGCGGCGGCGCTGGCCGGGTGCGCGGCGGCCACGCGGACCGCCCAGGCGGCCTCGCTGCTGGGGGTCGGCGTCGCCCTGACGCTGATCGCGACCGTGGTCGCCGGTCCGCTGCTGGTGCGGCCGGTGATCCGGGTGCTGGGCGGGGCCTTCCCCGCGCTGTTCGGCCCGGTGGGCCGGATGAGCCAGCGCAACGCCCTGCGCAACCCCCGCCGTACCGGCGCCACCGCCGCCGCGCTGATGGTGGGCCTGGCTCTGGTCGGCGGGATGTCGGTGGCGAGCGCCTCGATGTCCGCGTCCTTCGACCGGCAGATCGACAAGAACCTCGGCGCCGACTTCATCGTCCAGAACACCAACTTCACCCCGTTCACCAAGGAGGTGCGGGCCGCCGTGGCCGCGACGCCCGGCGTCGGGCTCGTCGTACCGCAGCGGCTCACCCAGATCGCCGTACGGCTGCCGGACGGACACCGGACCCAGACGTCCGCCGTCGCATACGGCCCGGGGCTCGACGACGTCGTGCACATCACGTACGCGCGGGGCGGTTCGGCCGCCGCGCTGGCGGCCGGGCACCTCGCCATGGACGCCGACTTCGCCAGGGACCACGGCGTACGCGTCGGCAGTGTCGTACCGGTCGAGTTCCCCGGTGGGCGGAACGCCGAGCTGACCGTCGCAGCACTCACCCACCAGGACACCGCGCAGGGGTTCGGGGCCCAGGGCGGCCTGTACTTCGGCCTGGCCACCCTCGAGAAATACGTGCCGCAGGCCCAGGACTCCACGGTCTACGTCAACGCGGCCACCGGCACCGAAGCGCAGGACCTGCGCCCCCGCCTGGAGCGCGCGCTGAAGCCGTTCCCGCAGGTCCAGGTGCGCAACCAGGACGACTACAAGCAGCTGGTCCACGACCAGATCGCCGTCCTGCTCTACCTGGTGTACGCGCTGCTCGCACTGGCGATCGTGATCGCCGTGCTCGGTGTGGTCAACACCCTCGCCCTGTCGGTGGTGGAGCGCACCCGCGAGATCGGGCTGCTGCGCGCGATCGGGCTGGGGCGACGGCAGTTGCGCCGGATGATCCGGCTGGAGTCGGTGGTGATCGCGGTGTTCGGCGCGGTGCTCGGGCTGGCCCTGGGGCTCGTGTGGGGCGTGTGCATGCAGCGGGTGCTGGCGCTGCGCGGACTGACGGCGCTGGCGATCCCCTGGACCACGATCGTCGCCGTCGTGATCGGCTCGGCGGTGGTGGGCGTGGTGGCGGCGCTGCTGCCGGCGCTGCGGGCGTCGCGGATGAACGTGCTGACGGCGATCGCGCACGAGTGA
- a CDS encoding ABC transporter ATP-binding protein, producing MSTPVAQRAPDGAVAARARGLTKAYGSGETAVLALDSVDVDIARGRFTAVMGPSGSGKSTLMHCLAGLDAVSAGQVWLGGTEITGLRERELTRLRRDRVGFMFQSFNLIPTLTAAENITLPMDIAGRKPDPRWLDQVIDTLGLRDRLSHRPAQLSGGQQQRVACARALASRPELIFADEPTGNLDSRAGLEVLGFLREAVDDLGQTVVMVTHDPGAAAHSDLVLFLADGRIVDAMERPTAEAVLERMKRFDVARGRLGDDTVRED from the coding sequence TTGTCCACACCTGTTGCGCAGCGCGCGCCGGACGGCGCCGTCGCGGCCCGCGCCCGCGGGCTGACCAAGGCCTACGGCTCCGGCGAGACGGCCGTCCTCGCCCTGGACTCGGTGGACGTGGACATAGCGCGCGGTCGTTTCACCGCCGTGATGGGCCCCTCGGGATCCGGGAAGTCCACGCTCATGCACTGTCTGGCGGGGCTCGACGCGGTGTCGGCCGGCCAGGTGTGGCTGGGCGGCACCGAGATCACCGGGCTGAGGGAACGGGAGCTGACCCGGCTCAGGCGGGACCGGGTCGGGTTCATGTTCCAGTCGTTCAACCTCATCCCGACGCTGACGGCCGCCGAGAACATCACCCTGCCGATGGACATCGCGGGACGTAAGCCCGACCCGCGCTGGCTGGACCAGGTCATCGACACGCTCGGCCTGCGCGACCGTCTGTCGCACCGGCCCGCCCAGCTCTCCGGCGGTCAGCAGCAGCGGGTCGCGTGCGCGCGGGCGCTGGCCTCCCGGCCGGAGCTGATCTTCGCCGACGAGCCGACCGGCAACCTCGACTCGCGGGCCGGTCTCGAAGTGCTCGGCTTTCTGCGCGAGGCGGTGGACGATCTCGGGCAGACGGTCGTCATGGTCACCCACGACCCCGGCGCCGCCGCCCATTCCGACCTGGTGCTCTTCCTGGCCGACGGACGGATCGTGGACGCGATGGAACGGCCGACGGCGGAAGCCGTACTGGAACGCATGAAGCGGTTCGACGTCGCACGGGGCCGGCTCGGCGACGACACCGTCCGAGAGGACTGA
- a CDS encoding toxin-antitoxin system, antitoxin component, translating into MAKTQLNVRVDEGTARAARERALARGISVNRYIEELVRQDTGEVGHTFVEAAADFMKQYESVFAEEFGETRGPAAGDGR; encoded by the coding sequence ATGGCGAAGACCCAGCTGAACGTACGCGTGGACGAGGGCACCGCCCGCGCGGCCCGCGAACGTGCCCTGGCCCGCGGCATCAGCGTCAATCGCTATATAGAAGAGCTGGTCAGACAGGACACCGGAGAGGTCGGCCATACGTTCGTCGAGGCCGCCGCCGACTTCATGAAGCAGTACGAGTCCGTGTTCGCCGAGGAGTTCGGCGAGACCCGCGGCCCGGCCGCCGGGGACGGCCGCTGA
- a CDS encoding fic family toxin-antitoxin system, toxin component yields MNELSIDLAWLLMLAEERTPGDPQVTDWGALIAAVARHRAEIFGVPVYDDPHTRAASLLQLLIHLPALERSNALFASAVAYAYLVASGQKVATTPEQVRDLARLVKDGTADVDDIARELRRWSL; encoded by the coding sequence TTGAACGAGCTCAGCATCGACCTCGCCTGGCTCCTCATGCTCGCCGAAGAGAGAACACCCGGGGACCCGCAGGTCACCGACTGGGGTGCGCTGATCGCCGCCGTCGCCCGGCACCGCGCCGAGATATTCGGCGTGCCCGTCTACGACGACCCGCACACCCGTGCCGCCTCGCTGCTCCAGCTGCTGATCCACCTGCCGGCGCTGGAGCGGTCCAACGCCCTGTTCGCCTCCGCGGTCGCTTATGCCTACCTCGTCGCCAGCGGCCAGAAGGTGGCCACCACGCCCGAGCAGGTGCGCGACCTCGCCCGGCTGGTCAAGGACGGTACGGCCGACGTCGACGACATCGCGCGGGAGCTGCGGCGCTGGAGCCTGTGA
- a CDS encoding class I SAM-dependent methyltransferase: protein MRLLSTGSGTMARSPVHHPLFARYYARFSVSAETRMGMAGVRERLLAGLSGRVIEIGAGNGLNFSHYPGTVAEVVAIEPEPLLRKLALESALRAEMPVDVVPGAAEALPVKSEAFDAAVLSLVLCSVRDVSRALGEVRRVLKPGAQVRFFEHGLGGGQAMRLTQRTLDRTLWPALTGGCHLARQPVAALREAGFTLGPQRQVLMPEHGPTLPSSYCTLGVAWRPDQPAAH from the coding sequence ATGCGGCTGCTGTCCACCGGCTCCGGCACCATGGCGCGGAGTCCCGTTCACCACCCGCTGTTCGCCCGCTACTACGCCCGCTTCAGCGTGAGCGCCGAGACCCGGATGGGCATGGCCGGCGTACGTGAGCGGCTGCTCGCCGGGCTGTCCGGGCGGGTGATCGAGATCGGCGCGGGCAATGGGCTGAACTTCTCGCACTACCCCGGCACCGTCGCGGAGGTCGTCGCGATCGAACCGGAGCCGCTGCTCAGGAAGTTGGCGCTGGAGTCGGCGTTGCGCGCCGAGATGCCGGTCGATGTCGTGCCGGGCGCCGCCGAGGCGCTGCCGGTCAAGAGCGAGGCCTTCGACGCGGCCGTACTGTCCCTGGTGCTGTGCAGCGTGCGCGACGTGTCACGGGCGCTGGGCGAGGTACGGCGCGTGCTCAAGCCGGGCGCCCAGGTGCGGTTCTTCGAGCACGGCCTCGGCGGCGGCCAGGCGATGAGACTGACCCAGCGGACGCTGGACCGGACCCTGTGGCCCGCGCTGACCGGCGGCTGTCATCTGGCCCGGCAGCCGGTGGCCGCGCTGCGCGAGGCCGGGTTCACGCTCGGGCCCCAGCGGCAGGTGCTGATGCCGGAGCACGGCCCGACGCTGCCGTCCTCGTACTGCACGCTCGGGGTCGCCTGGCGGCCGGACCAGCCGGCCGCGCACTGA
- the bioD gene encoding dethiobiotin synthase, producing the protein MPVLVITGTGTEVGKTVTTAAVAAAALAAGRSVAVLKAAQTGVRPDERGDADEVARLAGPVTTAELARYPEPLAPGTAARRAGMAPVRPHEVADRAAKLAAEHDLVLVEGAGGLLVRFDAAGGTLADAAALLDAPVLVVTQAGLGTLNTTELTALELRRRNLELAGLVIGSWPASPDLATRCNVTDLPDTAGAPLLGAIPSGAGALPPPAFRTAAPKWLAPRLNGTWDAETFRVRATP; encoded by the coding sequence ATGCCGGTACTGGTGATCACGGGGACGGGCACGGAGGTCGGCAAGACCGTCACCACCGCCGCCGTCGCCGCCGCCGCGCTCGCGGCCGGACGCTCGGTGGCCGTGCTCAAGGCCGCCCAGACGGGCGTACGGCCGGACGAGCGCGGGGACGCCGACGAGGTCGCGCGGCTGGCGGGCCCCGTCACCACCGCCGAACTGGCCCGCTATCCGGAGCCGTTGGCGCCCGGCACGGCGGCCCGCCGAGCCGGGATGGCGCCCGTCCGCCCGCACGAGGTGGCGGACCGGGCGGCCAAGCTGGCCGCGGAGCACGATCTGGTGCTGGTGGAGGGCGCGGGTGGGCTACTGGTCCGGTTCGACGCGGCGGGTGGCACCCTGGCCGACGCGGCCGCGCTGCTGGACGCCCCGGTGCTGGTCGTCACCCAGGCCGGCCTGGGCACGCTCAACACCACCGAGCTCACGGCCCTCGAACTACGGCGCCGAAACCTGGAGTTGGCCGGCCTGGTCATCGGCAGCTGGCCCGCCTCCCCCGACCTGGCCACCCGCTGCAACGTCACAGACCTGCCCGACACCGCAGGAGCCCCCCTCCTCGGCGCAATCCCCTCCGGGGCGGGCGCACTGCCCCCGCCGGCCTTCCGCACAGCAGCACCGAAGTGGCTCGCCCCCCGGCTGAACGGCACGTGGGACGCGGAGACATTCCGGGTGCGGGCGACACCGTAG
- a CDS encoding adenosylmethionine--8-amino-7-oxononanoate transaminase: MPELPGLSVPELLELDRRHVWHPYGPMPGRVEPLVVESASGVRLRLADGSGELVDGMSSWWSAIHGYNHPVLNEAAHAQLGRMSHVMFGGLTHEPAVRLAKHLVDMSPEGLEHVFLADSGSVSVEVAVKMSLQYWRSLGRPGKQRLLTWRGGYHGDTWHPMSVCDPEGGMHGLWSGVLPRQVFADAPPAEYKESYADHLRELIARHADELAAVLVEPVVQGAGGMRFHSPAYLRVLREACDAHDVLLVFDEIATGFGRTGALFAAEHAGVSPDVMCVGKALTGGYLTLAATLCTARIADGISRGEVPVLAHGPTFMGNPLAAAVACASIELLLGQDWRAQVKRIEAGLWEGLSPARELPAVRDVRVLGAIGVVQLDHEVEMAAATAAAVREGVWLRPFRDLIYTMPPYITSDEDVARIARAVCAAAREG, encoded by the coding sequence ATGCCTGAGCTGCCCGGCCTGAGCGTGCCCGAGCTGCTCGAGCTGGACCGACGGCATGTGTGGCATCCGTACGGCCCGATGCCCGGACGTGTCGAACCGCTCGTCGTGGAGTCGGCGAGCGGGGTCCGGCTGCGGCTCGCCGACGGTTCGGGCGAGTTGGTGGACGGCATGTCGTCCTGGTGGTCGGCGATCCACGGCTACAACCACCCGGTCCTCAACGAGGCGGCGCACGCACAGCTCGGGCGGATGAGCCATGTGATGTTCGGCGGACTCACGCACGAGCCCGCCGTACGGCTCGCGAAGCACCTTGTCGACATGTCGCCGGAGGGGCTGGAACACGTCTTCCTCGCCGACTCCGGCTCGGTGTCGGTCGAGGTCGCGGTGAAGATGAGCCTGCAGTACTGGCGCTCGCTCGGCCGGCCCGGCAAGCAGCGGCTGCTGACCTGGCGGGGCGGCTACCACGGTGACACCTGGCACCCGATGTCGGTGTGCGACCCGGAGGGCGGGATGCACGGGCTGTGGTCCGGCGTGCTGCCGCGCCAGGTCTTCGCCGACGCACCGCCGGCGGAGTACAAGGAGTCGTACGCGGACCATCTGCGCGAGCTGATCGCCCGCCACGCCGACGAACTGGCCGCGGTGCTCGTGGAGCCGGTCGTGCAGGGCGCGGGCGGGATGCGCTTCCACTCCCCCGCCTATCTCCGGGTGCTGCGCGAGGCGTGCGACGCGCACGACGTGCTCCTCGTCTTCGACGAGATCGCCACCGGGTTCGGCCGTACGGGCGCGCTGTTCGCGGCGGAGCACGCGGGCGTCAGCCCGGATGTGATGTGTGTCGGAAAGGCGCTGACCGGCGGTTATCTGACGCTGGCGGCGACGTTGTGCACCGCGCGGATCGCCGACGGCATCTCGCGGGGCGAGGTGCCGGTGCTGGCGCACGGACCGACGTTCATGGGCAACCCGCTGGCGGCTGCCGTGGCCTGCGCGTCCATCGAACTGCTCCTCGGGCAGGACTGGCGGGCGCAGGTCAAGCGGATCGAGGCGGGACTGTGGGAAGGCCTGTCGCCGGCGCGCGAACTGCCCGCTGTCCGGGACGTCCGCGTCCTCGGGGCGATCGGCGTCGTCCAGCTCGACCACGAGGTGGAGATGGCCGCGGCCACCGCGGCGGCCGTGCGGGAGGGTGTGTGGCTGCGCCCCTTCCGTGACTTGATCTACACGATGCCGCCGTACATCACCTCGGACGAGGACGTGGCACGGATCGCGCGCGCGGTGTGCGCCGCGGCGCGGGAGGGATGA
- the bioB gene encoding biotin synthase BioB, which translates to MDLLNTLVDKGLRRELPTREEALAVLATSDDDLLDVVAAAGKVRRHWFGRRVKLNYLVNLKSGLCPEDCSYCSQRLGSKADILKYTWLKPDEASQAAAAGLAGGAKRVCLVASGRGPTDRDVDRVSETIKTIKEQNEQVEVCACLGLLSDGQAERLREAGADAYNHNLNTSESTYGDITTTHTYADRVDTVNKAHAAGLSACSGLIAGMGESDEDLVDVVFSLRDLDPDSVPVNFLIPFEGTPLAKEWNLTPQRCLRILAMVRFVCPDVEVRIAGGREVHLRTMQPLALHLANSIFLGDYLTSEGQAGKADLEMIADAGFEVEGAGEVTLPEHRVEAAGGCGSVCGSHEGCGSHESADACGTADPCGTTATPAAQEARTDLVAVRRRGAGTDLAPNA; encoded by the coding sequence ATGGACCTGCTGAACACGCTGGTGGACAAGGGGCTTCGGCGCGAGCTGCCGACCCGCGAGGAAGCGCTCGCCGTTCTGGCCACCTCGGACGACGATCTGCTCGATGTGGTGGCCGCGGCCGGAAAGGTGCGCCGGCACTGGTTCGGGCGCCGGGTGAAACTCAACTATCTGGTCAACCTCAAGTCGGGCCTGTGCCCGGAGGACTGCTCCTACTGTTCCCAGCGGCTCGGCTCGAAGGCCGACATCCTGAAGTACACCTGGCTGAAACCGGACGAGGCCTCCCAGGCGGCCGCCGCGGGGCTGGCGGGCGGCGCCAAGCGGGTCTGTCTGGTGGCCAGCGGGCGCGGCCCGACGGACCGGGACGTGGACCGGGTCTCGGAGACCATCAAGACGATCAAGGAGCAGAACGAGCAGGTCGAGGTGTGCGCCTGCCTCGGTCTGCTCTCCGACGGCCAGGCCGAGCGGCTGCGCGAGGCGGGCGCGGACGCCTACAACCACAACCTCAACACCTCGGAGTCCACGTACGGGGACATCACCACCACCCACACCTACGCCGACCGGGTGGACACGGTGAACAAGGCGCACGCGGCCGGTCTGTCCGCCTGCTCCGGTCTGATCGCGGGCATGGGTGAGAGCGACGAGGACCTGGTGGACGTGGTCTTCTCGCTGCGTGACCTGGACCCGGACTCGGTGCCGGTGAACTTCCTCATCCCGTTCGAGGGCACCCCGCTGGCCAAGGAGTGGAACCTCACCCCGCAGCGCTGCCTGCGCATCCTCGCCATGGTCCGGTTCGTCTGCCCGGACGTGGAGGTCCGTATCGCGGGCGGCCGTGAGGTCCATCTGCGCACGATGCAGCCGCTCGCGCTGCACCTCGCCAACTCGATCTTCCTCGGCGACTACCTGACCAGCGAGGGCCAGGCCGGCAAGGCCGACCTGGAGATGATCGCGGACGCCGGCTTCGAGGTGGAGGGCGCCGGCGAGGTGACGCTGCCGGAGCACCGGGTCGAGGCGGCGGGCGGCTGCGGGTCGGTCTGCGGCTCGCACGAGGGCTGCGGCTCGCACGAGAGTGCGGACGCCTGCGGTACGGCGGACCCGTGCGGTACGACGGCCACGCCGGCCGCACAGGAGGCGCGCACCGACCTCGTCGCCGTCCGCCGCCGGGGCGCCGGAACGGACCTCGCGCCCAATGCCTGA